From Podospora bellae-mahoneyi strain CBS 112042 chromosome 3, whole genome shotgun sequence, the proteins below share one genomic window:
- a CDS encoding hypothetical protein (COG:F; EggNog:ENOG503NVYR), with protein MSASHTPTAEPTVTFASGRDTVNDPPDVRILHYNDVYHLDSSSAEPAGGVSRFMTVVKEYRSPPQPNNNLPDLVPLFSGDVFNPSLESSITKGSHMVPILNNIGTLATCVGNHDLDFGVRQFRYLSSKCRFPWLLANVLDPALGEGVPLGNAKKTHMITTSNGIKIGLIGLGEREWLDTINSLPPDIVYRSASEVAQELVPELKEQGADVIIALTHQREPNDNKLARNLGGGMIDLILGGHDHFYAHSYINGTHVLRSGADFKQLSYIELRRNQDLEGTTKKWDVDIVRRDIVRAIKKDQETEKLVEGLTAKLKKSLEKPIGWTAEPLDARFTTVRTRESNIGNWVCDIMRGHYGADCALMAAGTIRGDQIYAPGPVRVKDVTDCFPFEDPVVVIKAAGRNIWDALENGVSLYPALEGRFPQVSNIKFRFDPSLPVGERVLWVEIGGQPLDKERVYVMATRGYMARGKDGYKALLIQSEGGDCEEVVSEENGILISAMLRQYFMALTVMNKWARWGPSLARHWDKVVQETSSSCPTLPASPTETRQPGDRRKHGDTTNNSHKGWDYFTPAKLRERRSSVSPLVGHAEDDSSDEESPDEDVHRTEVRDTDRELRVMRKFFRKWCRIAGVDDGKDCVEGLKDSEGEVSWTRAIKPKLEGRIVMVASQA; from the exons ATGAGTGCATCTcacacccccaccgccgaACCAACCGTCACCTTTGCCTCGGGCCGTGACACGGTCAACGACCCCCCCGACGTCCGCATCCTCCACTACAACGATGTCTACCACCTcgactcctcctcggccgaaCCCGCCGGAGGCGTCTCCCGCTTCATGACAGTAGTAAAAGAATACCGCTCCCCGccccagcccaacaacaacctccccgaccTTGTCCCCTTGTTCTCGGGGGACgtcttcaacccctcccttgaatcctccatcaccaaaggCTCCCACATGGTCCCCATCCTGAACAACATCggcaccctcgccacctGCGTGGGAAACCACGACCTAGATTTTGGGGTCAGGCAGTTTCGCTATCTATCTTCCAAGTGCCGCTTCCCCTGGCTCCTCGCCAACGTCCTTGATCCTGCGTTGGGCGAAGGGGTCCCACTGGGTAACGCGAAGAAGACCCACATGATCACCACGTCAAACGGGATCAAGATTGGGCTGATCGGTCTCGGGGAAAGGGAGTGGTTGGACACGATCAACTCCCTTCCGCCTGATATCGTTTACCGGTCGGCCAGTGAGGTGGCGCAGGAGCTGGTGCCGGAGCTGAAGGAGCAAGGCGCTGACGTGATTATCGCGCTCACTCATCAAAGAGAGCCAAACGACAACAAGCTTGCGAGGAATCTGGGAGGGGGCATGATTGATCTTATTCTGGGCGGGCACGACCACTTTTATGCGCATAGTTACATCAACGGGACCCATGTGCTGAGATCAGGGGCGGATTTTAAACAGCTGAGTTATATCGAGCTGAGGCGGAATCAGGACCTGGAAGGGACGACCAAGAAGTGGGACGTGGATATTGTTCGGAGGGACATTGTACGAGCGATCAAGAAGGATCAGGAGACGGAGAAGCTGGTCGAGGGCTTGACGGCGAAGCTTAAGAAGAGTCTGGAGAAGCCGATTGGGTGGACGGCGGAGCCGTTGGATGCGCGGTTTACGACTGTGAGGACGAGAGAGTCGAACATTGGGAATTGGGTTTGTGATATCATGAGGGGGCATTACGGGGCGGACTGTGCGCtgatggcggcggggacGATAAGGGGGGATCAAATCTACGCGCCGGGCCCGGTTAGGGTGAAGGATGTGACGGATTGTTTCCCGTTTGAGGatccggtggtggtgatcaaggcggcggggaggaatATCTGGGACGCGCTGGAGAACGGGGTGAGTTTGTACCCGGcgctggaggggaggtttcCGCAGGTGTCGAATATCAAGTTTAGGTTTGACCCTTCGCTGccggtgggggagagggtgttgtggGTGGAGATTGGCGGTCAGCCGCTGGATAAGGAGAGGGTCTATGTCATGGCTACTAGAGGGTATATGGCCAGAGGAAAGGATGGGTACAAAGCCTTGCTGATCCAATccgagggtggtgattgcgaggaggttgtttcGGAAGAGAACGGCATCTTGATCTCAGCGATGCTGAGGCAGTATTTTATGGCGCTGACCGTCATGAACAAGTGGGCCAGATGGGGTCCATCATTGGCAAGACATTG GGACAAGGTGGTACAGGAGACTTCCTCCAGCTGTCCCACTTTGCCAGCGTCACCAACCGAGACCCGCCAGCCAGGAGACAGGAGAAAACACggcgacaccaccaacaactcgCACAAGGGATGGGACTATTTCACACCTGCCAAACTCCGAGAAAGGAGATCAAGCGTCAGCCCCTTGGTTGGTCACGCAGAAGACGACTCGTCCGACGAAGAGTCACCGGATGAGGACGTACACCGGACCGAAGTCAGAGACACTGACAGGGAGCTGAGGGTGATGCGCAAGTTCTTTAGGAAGTGGTGCCGTATTGcgggtgttgatgatggcaaggaCTGCGTGGAGGGGCTCAAGGACAGCGAGGGTGAGGTTAGCTGGACACGGGCGATTAAACCCAAGCTCGAGGGGAGGATTGTGATGGTCGCTTCTCAAGCTTAG
- a CDS encoding hypothetical protein (EggNog:ENOG503P5BE; COG:S), whose protein sequence is MSRPLQLPPPTTTLGLYRQLLRESSYLPSLARPHVDHQIKDRFRRYQKGHVDNDRLRKKLKDAHHELRVLRAANAGDMNRMQKILLKAFGRTGSRRRDLFSNLVRRPPPATTEELEAQVSGTRAWSFDRDPDWLDGWDTEALLAFAKVQAKTSLPSSPRGPLLPKHAVSPDKDIPKENVYGNPFPEKVARTKVRKLYASLADRVLPPLPESEWDRLALVAEGRFEEAGWYVPSRRSATKSLAGDADAQAGEWKWQLYATRPVGLVDVAQNKKQRLLSGALDENTPHGNTQPVDRHIYTAKFWKRLVKSIWLLTAKGTRDPERGGYRVTWARAPFQAPIATTSGMEFFESLPVDASLSNKTKGPKKRGRKSAR, encoded by the coding sequence ATGTCCCGACCACTTCAATTACCCCCTCCAACGACCACTCTTGGCCTCTATCGACAGCTCCTCCGCGAATCGTCATACCTGCCTTCGCTGGCCCGTCCACATGTCGATCACCAGATCAAGGACCGCTTCCGTCGATATCAGAAGGGCCACGTTGACAATGACCGCCTTCgaaagaagctcaaggatgCCCATCATGAGCTCCGAGTCTTGCGCGCTGCCAATGCCGGAGATATGAACCGGATGCAAAAGATTCTGCTCAAAGCTTTTGGCCGCACTGGCAGTCGACGTCGGGACCTCTTTAGCAATCTGGTACGACGCCCGCCCCCAGCTACCACCGAGGAACTGGAAGCACAAGTGAGCGGTACCCGAGCGTGGAGCTTTGATAGGGACCCAGACTGGCTGGATGGGTGGGATACCGAGGCCCTTCTTGCATTTGCCAAGGTCCAGGCAAAAACAAGTcttccatcctctcccagagGGCCCCTGCTTCCCAAGCACGCCGTCTCGCCAGACAAGGATATCCCAAAGGAGAATGTGTACGGCAATCCGTTCCCGGAAAAGGTGGCGAGAACGAAGGTCAGGAAGCTATATGCCAGCCTGGCCGACCGAGTACTTCCTCCGTTGCCGGAATCCGAATGGGACAGGCTTGCTCTGGTGGCCGAAGGGAGATTTGAAGAGGCCGGATGGTATGTACCCTCTCGGAGGTCTGCCACGAAGAGTTTGGCAGGAGATGCCGACGCGCAAGCAGGCGAGTGGAAATGGCAGCTCTACGCTACGAGGCCGGTTGGCCTGGTTGATGTTGCACAAAATAAGAAGCAAAGGTTGCTCAGCGGGGCTTTGGATGAGAACACGCCACACGGGAACACCCAGCCAGTGGACCGTCACATATACACAGCCAAATTCTGGAAACGTCTCGTCAAGTCGATATGGCTCCTCACTGCAAAGGGGACGCGGGACCCAGAAAGGGGTGGCTATCGTGTCACTTGGGCGAGGGCACCTTTCCAGGCTCCAATAGCAACAACCTCTGGGATGGAATTTTTTGAGTCCCTGCCAGTCGACGCATCGCTCAGCAACAAAACCAAGGGCCCAAAAAAGAGGGGACGGAAATCGGCACGATAA
- the SWI6 gene encoding transcriptional regulator swi6 (EggNog:ENOG503NV0N; COG:S), which translates to MASATVATSVAATSHRPSFSGPASTALIPTPTPPPPQTAATMQLSQQMTASQQSHQYPQPSSQQPFSMSQPSSQTLNLQSSYRQYTDPAPQPAEHVMPIYSALYSGVGVYETEANGITVMRRQSDGWLNATQILKVAGVEKGRRTKILEKEIQTGEHEKVQGGYGKYQGTWIPFERGLEVCRQYGVHEVLHALLTHKRGQDGGSAPDVDTPTKEQAMAAQRKRLYNASSQESRGGGVQQGGTFFKSISSTASHAINAISKARFESPAPRNRNPPSRAPSFQRQPSMQDAGDFPPNSQHSFVSNYGAPESAFGSQETQPVVNETVEPARKRQRILTPAHSFGGLTPTYPSMNPYAENFPGSPTEPNESFIYSRNEPEYAPGPLRPLPYETAPEAEAKRSMLMQLFLNTAGPDENQKNILRNMIPQELDGPIDAQSNTALIWAATLARMPLLRALVEAGSSPFRVNASGETALMRACNATNSMEHGCFPDLLDILGGTLDVRDDKGRTVLHHIALVSAVQGRNVCTRYYLESLLEWVVRQGSNPSSQSQTYGSNGLASSRMNIGRFMGEIVNAQDNRGDTALNVAARVGNRSIISQLIEVGADPEIANTAGLRPLDFGIGLADGHSASGETGERNAPQGSRQKSRENSDEVVNSISHLINESTSQFQGELKKKQDAIDALHGSLRTTSAQVGEARRNLEALQEKLTAQQLARQKASNLALACEEEEMGLRQLVQQHRVSVDNLGPEQDWAAELRAVLTEAKQQAADDTGVDGHLAADADKPHPAARLPSAAVLRARIRAVHARGEQTRHMVGRLKARSKQRELQYRKLVSLCTRRPEAEVDRLLETLTKAVESEKGELELGRVRRFLGGVEGVVA; encoded by the exons ATGGCCTCGGCAACCGTCGCAACCTCTGTCGCTGCCACCTCCCATCGCCCGTCCTTCTCTGGgcccgcctccaccgctcTGATAcccactcccacccctccacctccccagactGCTGCCACTATGCAATTGTCACAACAGATGACCGCCTCGCAGCAGTCTCACCAGTACCCCCAGCCCTCTTCCCAGCAGCCCTTCTCCATGAGCCAACCTTCCTCCCAGACTCTCAACTTGCAGTCTTCCTATCGCCAGTACACCGACCCAGCACCACAGCCCGCTGAGCATGTTATGCCCATATACTCG GCTCTCTACTCGGGTGTTGGTGTCTACGAAACCGAAGCCAATGGCATCACCGTCATGCGCCGCCAGAGTGATGGCTGGCTCAATGCGACACAGATCCTAAAGGTGGCAGGGGTGGAAAAGGGACGCCGGACAAAAATCTTGGAAAAGGAGATCCAGACGGGCGAGCATGAAAAGGTTCAGGGTGGCTACGGGAAATACCAGGGCACATGGATCCCTTTTGAACGCGGCCTCGAGGTTTGCCGTCAGTATGGCGTCCACGAGGTGCTCCATGCACTTCTCACCCACAAGCGgggccaagatggaggaagCGCCCCCGATGTCGACACGCCAACAAAAGAACAGGCCATGGCTGCCCAGCGGAAGCGTCTGTACAACGCAAGCTCTCAGGAGAGCCGCGGAGGTGGTGTTCAACAGGGTGGCACATTCTTCAAGAGCATTTCGTCGACCGCATCTCATGCTATCAATGCTATTAGCAAAGCCAGGTTCGAGTCGCCCGCTCCCAGAAATCGCAACCCTCCGTCTCGCGCTCCCAGCTTCCAACGCCAGCCGTCCATGCAAGATGCTGGTGACTTCCCACCAAACTCCCAGCACAGTTTTGTGTCCAACTATGGGGCCCCCGAATCCGCCTTTGGTTCTCAAGAGACACAGCCGGTGGTCAACGAGACGGTCGAGCCTGCGCGCAAGAGGCAAAGAATTCTCACACCCGCTCACAGCTTTGGAGGGCTCACCCCGACATATCCAAGTATGAACCCCTACGCCGAGAACTTTCCCGGGTCACCCACCGAGCCGAACGAGTCGTTCATCTATTCCCGGAACGAGCCGGAGTATGCTCCTGGTCCGCTGCGTCCGCTGCCATACGAAACAGCtcccgaggccgaggcgaAACGCAGCATGCTGATGCAGCTGTTCCTCAACACGGCCGGCCCTGACGAAAACCAAAAGAACATCCTCCGCAACATGATCCCGCAAGAACTTGACGGTCCCATTGATGCTCAGAGCAACACAGCCCTCATCTGGGCTGCCACTCTTGCCCGGATGCCGCTCTTGAGAGCCCTCGTGGAGGCGGGATCTAGTCCATTCCGTGTGAACGCATCCGGAGAAACGGCCCTGATGAGGGCTTGTAATGCCACCAATTCCATGGAACACGGGTGCTTCCCAGATCTTCTGGACATCCTGGGCGGTACCCTGGATGTGAGAGATGACAAAGGCAGGACGGTGCTGCATCACATTGCCCTCGTCAGTGCGGTACAGGGTAGGAATGTATGCACCCGGTACTATCTTGAGAGCTTACTTGAGTGGGTGGTCCGCCAAGGGAGCAATCCAAGCAGTCAGAGCCAGACTTATGGAAGCAACGGGCTTGCCTCGTCAAGAATGAACATTGGTCGGTTCATGGGAGAGATTGTCAACGCACAAGACAACCGAGGTGACACGGCCCTGAACGTGGCAGCACGTGTGGGCAACCGAAGCATCATCTCACAACTCATCGAGGTTGGCGCAGACCCTGAAATCGCCAATACCGCCGGTTTACGTCCCTTGGATTTTGGCATTGGGCTGGCAGATGGACACTCTGCCAGTGGCGAGACCGGGGAGAGAAACGCTCCTCAGGGGTCGAGACAGAAGAGCAGGGAGAATAGCGATGAGGTTGTCAACT CCATCTCTCATCTTATCAACGAGTCAACCTCTCAGTTCCAGGGCGaactcaagaagaagcaagacGCTATCGACGCGCTTCACGGATCTTTGCGCACAACCTCGGCCCAGGTTGGCGAGGCTCGCCGCAACCTAGAAGCTCTTCAAGAGAAGCTTACTGCCCAGCAGCTCGCCCGTCAAAAAGCCTCCAACCTTGCGCTGGCctgtgaggaggaggaaatggGACTTCGCCAACTCGTACAGCAACACCGTGTCTCCGTCGACAATCTTGGGCCTGAGCAGGACTGGGCCGCCGAACTCAGGGCGGTTCTCACCGAAGCaaagcagcaagcagccgACGACACCGGAGTGGACGGCCACCTCGCCGCCGACGCGGACAAGCCACATCCCGCTGCTCGTCTCCCTAGTGCCGCCGTGTTGCGTGCCAGAATCAGGGCGGTTCACGCCAGAGGGGAGCAGACACGACACATGGTTGGTAGACTGAAAGCGCGGAGCAAGCAGCGAGAGCTGCAGTACCGAAAACTTGTCTCACTCTGCACACGCCGGCCAGAGGCAGAAGTCGACCGGCTGCTCGAAACTTTGACGAAAGCCGTCGAGTCGGAGAAGGGCGAGCTTGAACTTGGAAGAGTCAGGAGATTTcttggcggggttgagggtgtcgTTGCTTGA
- a CDS encoding hypothetical protein (EggNog:ENOG503PAGZ): MKLSRFLFALLPLSAAAGRGSFRGLSHIATEIFSFPPTNPIFIENILVLPDARLLLTSFVHFGPDTNSPLHILNPVTSSVSVVTTLPNSTSQTGIAKLSGANRYAVTAGILGDNFEFLNNTVNVYVVSLGWKASSATVVDTIPVPGVISANGLVAVGNVVLSADSRGGRILRVDTVTRTSSVAFADPLLFGDPANVSGSLGITGVNGLFLKRHGGQRWVYFTNSARGVYGRFKVNSLGHKVGSVEVLMTATSDDPVGFTNSLDDLVVDGDADGYIAWQDRSLLKVKRYNNGTTSQTVVLGSGGVATGNTGITLRTPTSVALGLDGGHIYVGTGGAVAGNLTGGQVVKVTI; encoded by the coding sequence atgAAGCTGTCACGATTTctcttcgccctcctccccctttccgccgccgccgggagAGGAAGTTTCCGTGGCCTCTCCCACATCGCCACAGAAAttttctccttcccccccaccaacccgaTCTTCATCGAGaacatcctcgtcctccctgacgcccgcctcctcctcacctcctttGTCCACTTCGGCCCAGACACCAACTCACCGctccacatcctcaaccctgtcacctcctccgtctcggTGGtgaccaccctccccaactccaccTCCCAGACCGGCATCGCCAAGTTATCCGGCGCAAACCGCTACGCCGTCACCGCTGGAATCCTCGGGGACAACTTTGAGTTTTTGAACAACACGGTCAACGTGTACGTCGTGTCGCTGGGGTGGAAGGCGTCGAGCGCGACGGTGGTGGATACAATCCCCGTTCCCGGGGTCATTAGTGCGAACGGGCTCGTGGCGGTGGGGAACGTCGTTCTCAGCGCCGACTCCCGGGGCGGGAGGATCTTGAGGGTCGACACCGTCACCCGGACGAGCAGCGTCGCTTTTGCGGACCCGTTGCTGTTTGGGGACCCGGCAAACGTGAGCGGGTCTCTGGGGATCACGGGGGTGAACGGGCTGTTTCTCAAGCGGCACGGCGGGCAGAGATGGGTGTATTTCACCAATAGTGCGAGGGGGGTTTACGGACGGTTCAAGGTCAACAGTTTGGGCCATAAAGTCGGGAGtgtggaggtgttgatgacgGCGACGAGCGATGATCCTGTTGGGTTTACGAACTCGCTGGAtgatttggtggtggatggggatgcGGATGGTTATATTGCCTGGCAGGATCGGTCGTTGCTCAAGGTGAAGCGATACAACAACGGGACCACTTCGCAGACGGTTGTTCTCGGGTCTGGGGGTGTTGCAACTGGAAATACGGGCATCACATTGAGAACACCCACGTCCGTTGCCCTGGGCCTTGACGGGGGTCACATTTATGTTGGAACAGGAGGTGCTGTAGCCGGAAATCTGACCGGAGGACAGGTGGTCAAGGTTACGATCTAA
- the ats1 gene encoding Peroxygenase 1 (COG:E; EggNog:ENOG503P4H0), giving the protein MYNMSPDPIVRHARREDVPAILELIRELADYEHELSSVEATEEKLLCTIAFAPSSSTSTVPAADETESTSSNKPARCLILLSPQGIPAGIALYFYNYSTWRARPGIYLEDLYVKQSERKKGYGKRLLVELAKEVVASKGGRLEWSVLKWNEPSIKFYESIGAKMMSEWVGMRVDGEGLNKLAALLD; this is encoded by the exons ATGTACAATATGTCTCCAGATCCAATTGTTCGTCACGCTAGACGCGAGG ATGTTCCCGCCATCCTCGAGCTGATCCGTGAACTCGCCGACTATGAACACGAGCTCAGCAGCGTCGAAGCCACCGAGGAAAAACTACTATGTACCATCGCCTTtgccccctcctcgtccacaTCTACCGTTCCTGCTGCCGACGAAACCGAGTCGACATCCTCAAACAAGCCAGCCCGCTGCCTGATCCTCCTGAGCCCCCAAGGCATCCCCGCTGGTATCGCGCTGTATTTCTACAACTATAGCACCTGGCGCGCCCGCCCCGGAATCTACCTCGAAGATCTCTACGTCAAGCAGAGCGAGCGCAAAAAGGGGTACGGCAAGAGACTGCTAGTCGAGTTGGCCAAGGAAGTCGTGGCCTCAAAGGGAGGGCGGCTGGAGTGGAGTGTGCTCAAGTGGAACGAACCCTCCATCAAGTTCTACGAAAGCATTGGCGCCAAAATGATGAGCGAGTGGGTTGGCATGCGTGTTGACGGCGAGGGGTTGAATAAGTTGGCAGCACTTTTGGACTAA
- a CDS encoding hypothetical protein (EggNog:ENOG503NUFV; COG:Q) — protein MASNCGAFSCLLRHETSRVVGPTLFCCQDFFFFFEMAGEERCTFDYLKMLSTFFITVALGLGITYLILNYPRLKQNYHLSRHRSSLPPSPPTLKTGISKPWLWFRELHQQYGDVVYLQLGPTPTILLGSAQAAWDLLERKGSIYSSRPRFIMGQELLSNNLRGLMAGYNDFWRRWRKLLHSGFMARQSEKYRWIQSLESKVLMKELLDKPEGFREWMERYAASVVVMVTYGRRVTDVRKDEVVEMNRLAMERLTLVNIPGKYAVERYPALKYVPAVLAPWKRMVLEQREKDVQMYTSLMNDVKSRMTEGRLPDCFAKHLLDEQKGLGMTDLEVAYTAGTPFGAGVETSAGSLASFMLACVKFGHSFIPKAQAELDDVVGRDRMPTFDDLPNLPYINAIVSETLRWRPIAVLGGTPHATTADDWYKGMYIPKGSTIIAPLWSIHLNEKDFPDPHTFLPERFLDKERIAAYPGTTGHSAFGWGRRICPGMHLGQASVSINIARILWGFDVKPAKDEKTGKEIDVDIFAFSDGFNSSPLPFPCEIRPRSSKHVEGIEREYREAHSKLEMYEM, from the exons ATGGCATCCAATTGCGGTGCGTTCAGCTGCTTATTACGACATGAAACGTCTCGAGTCGTGGGCCCAACACTCTTTTGTTGTcaagatttttttttttttttcgaaatggctggtgaggagagaTGTACCTTTGACTATCTCAAGATGCTGTCAACATTCTTCATTACAGTAGCCCTGGGGTTAGGAATCACATATCTCATCCTCAACTATCCACGT TTGAAACAAAACTATCACCTCTCCCGCCACCGCTCCTCActccctccttcaccaccaaccctcaaaaCAGGCATCTCCAAACCCTGGCTCTGGTTCCGAGAACTCCACCAACAATACGGCGACGTAGTCTACCTCCAACTCGGCCCCACGCCCACCATCCTTCTAGGTTCAGCTCAAGCAGCATGGGACCTCCTCGAGCGCAAAGGGAGCATCTACTCCAGCCGCCCACGGTTCATCATGGGCCAGGAGCTGCTCTCCAACAACTTGCGAGGGCTGATGGCTGGGTACAATGATTtctggagaagatggaggaagcTGCTTCATAGCGGGTTCATGGCGAGACAGTCAGAAAAGTACAGGTGGATTCAGAGCCTGGAGAGCAAAGTCTTGATGAAAGAGCTGCTCGACAAACCTGAAGGATTTAGGGAGTGGATGGAGCGGTATGCGGCCAGTGTGGTTGTCATGGTGACGTacgggaggagggtgacggaCGTGAGGAaggacgaggtggttgagatgaacaggttggcgatggagaggttgactTTGGTGAA TATTCCAGGTAAATATGCAGTCGAGCGTTATCCTGCTCTGAAGTACGTCCCCGCCGTTCTTGCCCCTTGGAAGAGAATGGTGTTGGAACAAAGGGAAAAGGACGTTCAGATGTACACCTCGTTGATGAACGATGTCAAGTCTCGAATGACCGAGGGAAGATTGCCGGACTGTTTCGCCAAGCACTTATTGGATGAACAAAAAGGACTGGGAATGACCGACCTGGAGGTGGCGTATACGGCAGGAACACCTTTTGGAGCTGGCGTGGAGACG tCCGCAGGATCCTTGGCGTCATTCATGCTTGCTTGTGTCAAATTCGGGCATTCTTTCATCCCAAAAGCCCAAGCTGAGctcgatgatgttgttggccgAGACAGAATGCCCACGTTTGACGACCTGCCGAATCTCCCCTATATCAACGCCATCGTTTCCGAAACCCTCCGTTGGAGACCCATCGCTGTTTTGGGTGGCACCCCACACGCCACCACAGCAGATGATTGGTACAAGGGGATGTACATCCCGAAGGGGAGCACCATCATCGCGCCTTTGTGGAGTA TCCACCTCAATGAAAAGGACTTCCCTGATCCCCACACTTTTCTCCCAGAGCGTTTCTTGGACAAGGAGAGGATAGCAGCCTACCCCGGCACAACCGGCCACAGCGCGTTTGGGTGGGGTAGGAGAATTTGTCCGGGGATGCACCTCGGCCAGGCCTCCGTCAGTATCAACATTGCAAGGATACTGTGGGGGTTTGATGTGAAGCCTGCGAAGGATGAAAAGACCGGCAAAGAGATCGACGTTGACAT ATTTGCCTTTTCGGACGGGTTCAACTCTAGCCCGTTGCCGTTTCCCTGCGAGATCAGGCCCCGGTCGAGTAAGCATGTTGAGGGTATTGAGCGGGAGTATAGGGAGGCTCATTCCAAGCTCGAGATGTATGAAATGTGA